A window of Magallana gigas chromosome 8, xbMagGiga1.1, whole genome shotgun sequence genomic DNA:
GAACAAAAATCATAATCAAACATACAATGTGCTATATAAACAGAAAATCGTGccttctaaaattaaaatataagctACGTGATGACATAaagatgaaatgaaaaatgatattctATTCTTCACTATGCTTTGAAGAACTCATACAGAGGTAACCATAAGGTAAGCTCGCTATCTTCGAGTGGAATCAGTACACAGTTCTTTGTCCTTTCCTCCCTTGAGTCTAAGTCCGTCCGTATTGCAGCTATTTTCTCCTATGACGTCATTAATATGGCTACAGGCGCACCTTTTAGTAGAGAAGTATGTACCCTTCCCACAGGGAGCCGTGTACAGTCTCTCGTTCACACAGCGGTGGAAAATGTTGCAAAATTTTGGATCCGAATAATATTTGTCCTGATTCTGTTTAGGGCATTGAAAGTTACAGGCTGTAGAAAAAAAGGATCAAAACTATTAGAAATATTATTATCATGCGTTTAATACAGTACTCTTTAGCAAATATAATGCACTTTATTCTTAAAACATActgtaaaaagtaaaatattcgccccgttttattttcaccccttttgccctcgttgtcagcgtgCGAattttaagactgggcgaattcaaatGTGCAAGCTATTTCTTTAGCACACAAGCGAGTCTGTGCGAATTTAGGACGGGGCGAAcccgtttgcaagtgtagaagagTGAAAATAACAAGGGGCGGAAATAACCCTTTATATAGTATCTTGTTAAAAAGCCGTACTAGTTCTCAAAAAGAGAAAACTTTACTACCATTTTCAGCAGTTGTTTACAGATCTTACATGCACTATTTACAGATGagcattttaaatcaattgCAACAATAACAAATGCAGTCATTTAACCATGtgttatgttttaaattcatGATGCACTGTGTATAACATATATAAGACACTGAACAAAATTATCCCTAGAAGTGGCATGATGGTCCAGGATTtagttttcaatttaattttcataacatGTTGTCATGTAAACCGATTCCAAAGACTTTTACAACTACTTAAGAAATATagtcattctttgagtattaagAGGTGGTTAAATACGGTCAGAGGGATCAAACCTAAGCGGCTTTTTCATAGATTTGATAACGCCCGATTGTATTTGATCACTTTACATTATGCAAAGAAGGATTCCTTATTAGTTATATATGATTTTCAGCCATTGTACGATGAACTATCAAAGaagtcattgatgaaatgtactggattatgcattacaaaatcgattcgtagtgttattACCAAGACACTggaaatgtaaacattaattgATAATAGGCTAAGGACATGTTTAATGACACCGCCAAAACTCAGCATTATGAAGCATTTATAATTATAAgacataatatttcatttatttgaatgCATTATGCCACTTTTACATATGCCACACTATTTGTCAAGGTTTCAACACATAGTGAAATCAAGTTAGGTTCTATCACCTCAAGTACAATAAAAGAAAACCTTACTACTACATGCAATTCAGCATTCTAGTTGCAAACGGCTTAGTAGTAAAATAATCACAGTACAACCAGATGAATTGATTGAAAGGATTACATTGTacgtagtacatgtatattaaccatatttttctcaaaagtaaACAATCACATATATCAATCGATTTTGAACGCATTGTTTGCTTTTCTTATGGAACAACAACCGTCGCCCTTAATAATTATTGTTGTAAGTTCTATACATTTAGCTCTGTTAGTAAACCAAAATGATAAACTGTACGTACTTTCATCATTGTTACAAAGGAGTACATCCTTGGAAACTTTAGCTTCCGTTTTGTCAGCCTCTTTTTTGTCTTCAAGGATAGGACGGCACGTGATCTCGTCAATAGAACTGACAACACTTTTGGGAATACTTCCGGTACAATTTACGGACCAACCATCATAGTCGTTATATTTAATGATGCACGTGAAGTTCATTCCATATAAGGGAACAACCTTATTTCCAAGAGATCCAAGCAAGGTTATTGGCGCAGGCGTACAATCGCTTGTTGAGGAGCACGTGATCTTGTATTGCCCGTCTGCTTTTGACTGACCAACCTCCAACTGTACTTCAGAAGTTTCGCCTATAAAAAATAAGTTCTATTTTCATTTCTCTCCATATTAACGAAAGttagaaaatgttattaaaaccTCTTCTATTTATAGAAAAAGGGACCGATTTACTCAATTAATTGTATGTCTTATAGTTATTCTTTCAAAAGTGACTTGATTTTTGCTCATCAGATTCCATTTGTGCCATTTGTGTAGCATCTAATACGAGTCTaattatggggggggggggggggggaggggctaatttgtttttaagaatGTGTTCAAAATCGCTTTagtcaaaaacatttaaagaagTAAAAATGTGTCTTTAAATTCAACCATGCTCTCTTACTTTCAATTTGGATGTTCACGTCACTTGGGTATATTTTATTAGGCTTTTGTATTAATGTAATTCTAAAATATCCGTCACCCCCGCACTTCACCGGATCCCCAAGGATCCTTATCCTGCGTTGAGGGTGGGACACGCTGATTTGCCACCGTCCTGCTTGAACCGTGGTCGGCAGTAGGGTGTGATTAATCTCCATGGCGTTTTGAGTTTGC
This region includes:
- the LOC105322631 gene encoding uncharacterized protein isoform X3 → MATGQVSDFYQNSKITDFNLSNSSVYSTSAVDFSKIHTGSPSSYNPGAKLDPSSLQTNKDSRTLGNGSIGFNKDREEITFSQEPYTPSERDYPVDKSKKKDDDDEQPKKKVRYMDSARFIIASVFIAVAILAVVVVTVEYENTQDTRTSASSVDFQCILIPNDTTAAKKLKFNTTIEILCDYSEKIASDVYNSTLLMEFKPEYYLLQTQNAMEINHTLLPTTVQAGRWQISVSHPQRRIRILGDPVKCGGDGYFRITLIQKPNKIYPSDVNIQIESETSEVQLEVGQSKADGQYKITCSSTSDCTPAPITLLGSLGNKVVPLYGMNFTCIIKYNDYDGWSVNCTGSIPKSVVSSIDEITCRPILEDKKEADKTEAKVSKDVLLCNNDETCNFQCPKQNQDKYYSDPKFCNIFHRCVNERLYTAPCGKGTYFSTKRCACSHINDVIGENSCNTDGLRLKGGKDKELCTDSTRR
- the LOC105322631 gene encoding uncharacterized protein isoform X2, with protein sequence MATGQVSDFYQNSKITDFNLSNSSVYSTSYDDVQAITPKTQPVSPSAVDFSKIHTGSPSSYNPGAKLDPSSLQTNKDSRTLGNGSIGFNKDREEITFSQEPYTPSERDYPVDKSKKKDDDDEQPKKKVRYMDSARFIIASVFIAVAILAVVVVTVEYENTQDTRTSASSVDFQCILIPNDTTAAKKLKFNTTIEILCDYSEKIASDVYNSTLLMEFKPEYYLLQTQNAMEINHTLLPTTVQAGRWQISVSHPQRRIRILGDPVKCGGDGYFRITLIQKPNKIYPSDVNIQIESETSEVQLEVGQSKADGQYKITCSSTSDCTPAPITLLGSLGNKVVPLYGMNFTCIIKYNDYDGWSVNCTGSIPKSVVSSIDEITCRPILEDKKEADKTEAKVSKDVLLCNNDETCNFQCPKQNQDKYYSDPKFCNIFHRCVNERLYTAPCGKGTYFSTKRCACSHINDVIGENSCNTDGLRLKGGKDKELCTDSTRR
- the LOC105322631 gene encoding uncharacterized protein isoform X1, translating into MATGQVSDFYQNSKITDFNLSNSSVYSTQSYDDVQAITPKTQPVSPSAVDFSKIHTGSPSSYNPGAKLDPSSLQTNKDSRTLGNGSIGFNKDREEITFSQEPYTPSERDYPVDKSKKKDDDDEQPKKKVRYMDSARFIIASVFIAVAILAVVVVTVEYENTQDTRTSASSVDFQCILIPNDTTAAKKLKFNTTIEILCDYSEKIASDVYNSTLLMEFKPEYYLLQTQNAMEINHTLLPTTVQAGRWQISVSHPQRRIRILGDPVKCGGDGYFRITLIQKPNKIYPSDVNIQIESETSEVQLEVGQSKADGQYKITCSSTSDCTPAPITLLGSLGNKVVPLYGMNFTCIIKYNDYDGWSVNCTGSIPKSVVSSIDEITCRPILEDKKEADKTEAKVSKDVLLCNNDETCNFQCPKQNQDKYYSDPKFCNIFHRCVNERLYTAPCGKGTYFSTKRCACSHINDVIGENSCNTDGLRLKGGKDKELCTDSTRR
- the LOC105322631 gene encoding uncharacterized protein isoform X4: MENLFDADDADDADDLDRNYFNDRNISQSYDDVQAITPKTQPVSPSAVDFSKIHTGSPSSYNPGAKLDPSSLQTNKDSRTLGNGSIGFNKDREEITFSQEPYTPSERDYPVDKSKKKDDDDEQPKKKVRYMDSARFIIASVFIAVAILAVVVVTVEYENTQDTRTSASSVDFQCILIPNDTTAAKKLKFNTTIEILCDYSEKIASDVYNSTLLMEFKPEYYLLQTQNAMEINHTLLPTTVQAGRWQISVSHPQRRIRILGDPVKCGGDGYFRITLIQKPNKIYPSDVNIQIESETSEVQLEVGQSKADGQYKITCSSTSDCTPAPITLLGSLGNKVVPLYGMNFTCIIKYNDYDGWSVNCTGSIPKSVVSSIDEITCRPILEDKKEADKTEAKVSKDVLLCNNDETCNFQCPKQNQDKYYSDPKFCNIFHRCVNERLYTAPCGKGTYFSTKRCACSHINDVIGENSCNTDGLRLKGGKDKELCTDSTRR
- the LOC105322631 gene encoding uncharacterized protein isoform X5 → MENLFDADDADDADDLDRNYFNDRNISSYDDVQAITPKTQPVSPSAVDFSKIHTGSPSSYNPGAKLDPSSLQTNKDSRTLGNGSIGFNKDREEITFSQEPYTPSERDYPVDKSKKKDDDDEQPKKKVRYMDSARFIIASVFIAVAILAVVVVTVEYENTQDTRTSASSVDFQCILIPNDTTAAKKLKFNTTIEILCDYSEKIASDVYNSTLLMEFKPEYYLLQTQNAMEINHTLLPTTVQAGRWQISVSHPQRRIRILGDPVKCGGDGYFRITLIQKPNKIYPSDVNIQIESETSEVQLEVGQSKADGQYKITCSSTSDCTPAPITLLGSLGNKVVPLYGMNFTCIIKYNDYDGWSVNCTGSIPKSVVSSIDEITCRPILEDKKEADKTEAKVSKDVLLCNNDETCNFQCPKQNQDKYYSDPKFCNIFHRCVNERLYTAPCGKGTYFSTKRCACSHINDVIGENSCNTDGLRLKGGKDKELCTDSTRR